The Sphingomonas sanxanigenens DSM 19645 = NX02 genome includes a region encoding these proteins:
- a CDS encoding EthD domain-containing protein, whose amino-acid sequence MAHATLIVTCSGGTYFDRDHYVDVHLPLALACWQRHGLESASAYFPRDADATDVSVGIYRFRDEDALHAALASAETEAVMADVPRFTDATVSRIVGTPL is encoded by the coding sequence ATGGCGCATGCAACACTGATCGTCACCTGCAGCGGCGGCACCTACTTCGACCGCGACCATTACGTCGACGTCCACCTGCCCCTGGCGCTTGCCTGCTGGCAGCGGCACGGGCTGGAGAGCGCCTCCGCCTACTTCCCACGTGACGCCGACGCCACGGATGTTTCCGTGGGCATCTATCGGTTTCGCGACGAGGACGCGCTGCATGCTGCGCTCGCATCGGCCGAGACAGAGGCCGTGATGGCCGACGTTCCCCGCTTCACGGATGCAACCGTGTCTCGGATCGTGGGCACTCCGCTCTGA
- the bdcA gene encoding SDR family oxidoreductase: MAFSDRKVFVVGGSRGIGAAIVRRFAAAGATVIFTYAASVTAAVQLAGETGAQALQADAGVRDALIAAIRDAGPIDIFVYNAGLLVFGDPLTLDADEVDRMIDVNVRGAYFGSVEASRLMPEGGRILVIGSDTADSMPFPGLAAYVLTKAAMQGMARGLARDLGPRDITINVIQPGPTDTDMNPADGPRAAGMLGPMAIKRYGTADEVASLTLYLAGPQARGITGAMHTIDGGFAA; the protein is encoded by the coding sequence ATGGCATTCTCTGATCGCAAGGTGTTCGTCGTCGGCGGCAGCCGCGGCATCGGTGCCGCGATCGTGCGGCGTTTCGCCGCCGCCGGTGCAACGGTGATCTTCACCTATGCCGCGTCGGTCACCGCGGCCGTGCAACTCGCCGGCGAGACCGGTGCGCAGGCGCTCCAGGCGGATGCGGGTGTGCGCGACGCGCTGATCGCGGCGATCCGTGACGCCGGCCCGATCGACATCTTCGTCTACAATGCCGGTCTGCTGGTGTTCGGCGATCCGCTGACGCTCGATGCCGACGAGGTCGATCGCATGATCGACGTCAATGTGCGCGGTGCCTATTTCGGCAGCGTGGAGGCGTCGCGCCTGATGCCCGAAGGCGGGCGCATCCTCGTCATCGGATCCGACACCGCGGATAGCATGCCGTTCCCCGGACTTGCCGCCTATGTGCTGACCAAGGCGGCGATGCAGGGCATGGCGCGCGGTCTGGCGCGCGACCTGGGTCCGCGCGACATCACGATCAACGTGATCCAGCCGGGCCCTACCGATACCGACATGAACCCGGCCGATGGTCCGCGCGCGGCCGGCATGCTCGGGCCGATGGCCATCAAGCGCTATGGCACCGCCGACGAGGTCGCGAGCCTGACGCTCTATCTCGCCGGGCCGCAAGCCCGCGGGATCACGGGCGCCATGCACACGATCGACGGCGGCTTCGCCGCCTGA
- a CDS encoding sigma-70 family RNA polymerase sigma factor — protein sequence MRSDFLSRLISKPAPGTAPVCRERSSRTAPDGWSCLMVAAQNGHGGAYRRLLGELSEWLTRYFQRRLPPGDVDDAVQETLLAIHRRRHTYDPQYPLGPWLAAIAKNKWVDQLRSLARRPMDELPDEIAVGDHEASVISSSVLASLLDELRPAQAQAILLVKVQGYSIEEASGQIGLSVSAVKMNIHRGLARLTAIIEKTPDVE from the coding sequence ATGCGCTCGGACTTCCTCTCGAGATTGATCTCGAAGCCCGCGCCGGGCACGGCGCCGGTCTGCCGCGAGCGTTCGTCCCGAACCGCGCCGGACGGCTGGAGCTGCCTGATGGTGGCGGCGCAGAACGGCCATGGCGGCGCCTATCGGCGGCTGCTCGGCGAGCTGTCCGAATGGCTCACGCGCTACTTCCAGCGGCGCCTGCCACCGGGCGACGTGGACGACGCCGTCCAGGAAACGCTGCTGGCGATCCATCGGCGGCGCCACACATATGATCCGCAATACCCGCTCGGCCCGTGGCTGGCGGCCATCGCCAAGAACAAATGGGTCGACCAGCTGCGCAGCCTGGCGCGCCGGCCCATGGACGAGCTGCCCGACGAGATCGCCGTCGGCGACCACGAGGCTTCGGTGATCAGCAGTTCGGTTCTGGCCAGCCTGCTCGACGAGCTCCGCCCAGCGCAGGCCCAGGCGATCCTGCTGGTCAAGGTGCAGGGCTACAGCATCGAGGAGGCGTCAGGCCAGATCGGCCTCTCCGTCTCCGCCGTCAAGATGAACATCCACCGTGGGCTCGCGCGCCTGACGGCAATCATTGAGAAGACCCCCGATGTCGAGTGA
- a CDS encoding NrsF family protein encodes MSSESLIVHLSSDLAPVQRRSMVREGGLVLALGAIELALFLSVGVMRPDIGHMAGSPYLMWRVGSLGLLAVVACVLAIRSFSPTARPRRGLMLACALAVAAIVGGAFVTPDGASECALLDRISPARGMLCAASIFVLSLPIVALLGALMRRAAPTQPRLSALASGIAAGACGAFVFAFCCPFNDPLYVVVWYTVGCAAVAAAARWRLPRRFRL; translated from the coding sequence ATGTCGAGTGAATCCCTGATCGTCCATCTGTCGTCCGACCTTGCGCCCGTGCAGCGCCGCAGCATGGTGCGCGAAGGCGGACTTGTCCTTGCGCTTGGCGCAATCGAGCTTGCGCTGTTTCTGAGCGTGGGCGTTATGCGGCCGGACATCGGCCACATGGCCGGTTCGCCGTATCTGATGTGGCGGGTGGGAAGCCTCGGCCTGCTCGCCGTGGTCGCCTGCGTGCTTGCGATCCGGTCCTTCTCGCCCACGGCACGGCCACGGCGAGGGCTGATGCTCGCCTGCGCCCTCGCGGTCGCGGCCATCGTCGGCGGCGCGTTCGTCACGCCCGACGGCGCGAGCGAGTGCGCGCTGCTCGATCGCATCAGTCCGGCCCGCGGCATGCTGTGCGCCGCGTCGATCTTCGTTCTCTCGCTGCCGATCGTGGCTCTGCTCGGCGCCCTGATGCGGAGGGCTGCGCCGACCCAGCCAAGGCTGAGCGCCCTCGCCTCCGGCATCGCCGCCGGCGCCTGCGGCGCCTTCGTCTTCGCGTTCTGCTGCCCCTTCAACGACCCGCTCTACGTCGTGGTCTGGTATACCGTCGGGTGCGCCGCCGTGGCGGCCGCAGCACGATGGCGCCTGCCGCGACGCTTCCGCCTCTAA
- a CDS encoding DUF308 domain-containing protein — MKTATDAKTPDRDWLKTYYYLRFAVSAIWVALAFTVAKTMPSLAAVMLVAYPAWDALANYLDASRSGGLTRNKTQMLNFVVSVVTAIAVTAILPHGMHAVLQIFGVWAVLSGLFQLLTGVRRWTSYGAQWAMILSGAQSGLAGAHMLSKAAGTAPVGIADIAPYAAFGAFYFLISAVSLTISGVRGRAKAVAA; from the coding sequence ATGAAGACTGCCACCGACGCGAAGACCCCGGATCGGGACTGGCTCAAGACCTACTATTATCTGCGCTTCGCGGTCTCCGCGATCTGGGTCGCGCTCGCCTTCACGGTCGCGAAGACCATGCCGTCGCTGGCCGCGGTGATGCTCGTCGCCTATCCTGCCTGGGACGCGCTGGCGAACTATCTGGACGCCAGCCGGAGCGGCGGTCTGACGCGCAACAAGACCCAGATGCTGAACTTCGTCGTCAGCGTCGTGACCGCCATCGCCGTCACAGCGATCCTGCCGCACGGGATGCATGCGGTCCTCCAGATCTTCGGCGTGTGGGCGGTCCTTTCGGGCCTGTTCCAGCTCCTCACCGGCGTGCGCCGCTGGACGTCCTATGGCGCGCAGTGGGCCATGATCCTGAGCGGCGCCCAGTCGGGGCTCGCCGGGGCGCATATGCTCAGCAAGGCCGCCGGCACGGCGCCGGTCGGCATCGCCGACATCGCGCCCTACGCCGCCTTCGGCGCCTTCTACTTCCTCATCTCGGCAGTCTCGCTGACCATCAGCGGCGTGCGCGGGCGCGCGAAGGCCGTTGCGGCCTGA
- a CDS encoding organic hydroperoxide resistance protein, which yields MSIDVKYRTAATANGGRDGRTRTEDGTLDLQLSTPKELGGPGGEGTNPEQLFASGYAACFLGALKFAAHQLELQVPTGAAVTATVGIGTRREGGFGLDVELAVALPGVEPDDARRLVEAAHQTCPYSHATRGNLDVRLSVV from the coding sequence ATGTCCATCGACGTCAAATACCGCACCGCCGCCACCGCAAACGGGGGCCGTGACGGCCGCACCCGCACCGAGGACGGGACGCTCGACCTCCAGCTGTCCACGCCGAAGGAGCTCGGCGGCCCCGGCGGCGAAGGGACCAACCCGGAACAGCTGTTCGCATCCGGTTACGCAGCGTGCTTCCTCGGCGCCCTGAAGTTCGCCGCGCATCAGCTCGAGCTCCAGGTGCCGACGGGTGCGGCGGTGACGGCGACGGTGGGGATCGGCACCCGCCGCGAAGGCGGCTTCGGTCTGGATGTCGAGCTTGCCGTGGCGCTGCCGGGCGTGGAACCCGACGACGCCCGGCGTCTGGTGGAGGCGGCTCACCAGACCTGCCCCTACTCCCACGCCACGCGAGGCAATCTCGACGTGCGCCTCAGCGTCGTCTGA
- a CDS encoding aspartate/glutamate racemase family protein: MRMIGLIGGMSWASSAEYYRLLNEGVRARLGGTASARCLLWSFDFADIEALQHAGDWSRLTERMVDAARRLEAAGADLLLICTNTMHRMAHDVQSAIGIPLIHIADPTAERIVAAGLRKVGLLGTAFTMEQDFYKGRLAERYGLEVIVPDEGDRATVHRIIYDELVAGRIEPSSREAYRAVIARLVGAGAQAVILGCTEIMLLVGPEDSPVPIFDTTAIHAAAALDQALATVQDIDEARRTAE; encoded by the coding sequence ATGCGCATGATCGGACTCATCGGGGGGATGAGCTGGGCGAGTTCGGCAGAATATTATCGCCTCCTCAACGAAGGCGTTCGCGCGCGCCTCGGCGGGACCGCTTCGGCCCGTTGCCTGCTGTGGTCGTTCGACTTCGCGGACATCGAGGCATTGCAACATGCCGGCGACTGGAGCCGCCTCACCGAGCGGATGGTGGACGCCGCGCGGCGGTTGGAGGCGGCCGGAGCGGACCTGCTTCTTATCTGCACAAATACCATGCATCGAATGGCGCACGACGTGCAAAGCGCGATCGGTATCCCGCTGATCCACATCGCCGATCCCACCGCGGAGCGGATCGTGGCCGCGGGTTTGCGAAAGGTGGGGCTGCTCGGCACGGCGTTCACGATGGAGCAGGACTTCTACAAGGGGCGGCTGGCCGAACGCTACGGTCTGGAGGTGATCGTTCCAGACGAGGGAGACCGCGCGACCGTGCACCGGATCATCTATGACGAACTGGTCGCGGGGCGCATCGAGCCCTCGTCCCGCGAGGCCTACCGGGCGGTGATCGCGCGTCTCGTCGGTGCCGGCGCCCAGGCGGTGATCCTCGGCTGCACCGAGATCATGCTGCTCGTCGGGCCGGAAGACAGCCCGGTCCCGATCTTTGACACCACGGCGATCCATGCGGCAGCGGCGCTCGATCAAGCGCTGGCGACCGTCCAAGACATCGATGAAGCGCGGCGGACGGCAGAGTGA
- a CDS encoding LysR family transcriptional regulator, with protein sequence MNVLSAFISVWVVAMEWSDVRIFLAVARSGTLGGAARSLQTSHPTVGRRLRALEQAIGHTLFQRTADGLVLTDEGRGIIALAEQMEEGALAMERRLAGQEQDLKGSLRISSADWFGAYVLPPILADFSKAYPNVDVEILTGTRQFSLAQREADVAFRIVPFDTADVVQRRLFRLEYGVYIAEDAADPTFGDGTGFRLITHDTSTGHFPDIAWLTESFPNARPVLRSNNRNVQGRMCRQGVGIAVLPRVVGNQIPGIRRLDLPTQPPARDIWMGYHRDLRRLKRLRAFISTVSDHLVNAAA encoded by the coding sequence ATGAACGTACTCTCTGCGTTCATTTCTGTGTGGGTGGTCGCGATGGAATGGAGTGACGTCAGGATCTTTCTCGCTGTCGCGCGATCCGGCACGCTCGGCGGTGCCGCGCGGTCTCTTCAGACAAGCCATCCGACCGTCGGCAGGCGCCTTCGCGCGCTTGAGCAGGCGATCGGTCACACGCTCTTTCAGCGCACGGCGGACGGTCTTGTTCTGACCGATGAGGGCCGCGGTATCATCGCGCTGGCCGAGCAAATGGAAGAAGGCGCGCTGGCCATGGAGCGCCGACTTGCGGGGCAGGAGCAGGATCTCAAGGGCAGTCTGCGGATTTCTTCGGCGGACTGGTTCGGGGCCTATGTCCTCCCTCCTATCCTGGCGGATTTCTCGAAAGCCTACCCCAATGTCGATGTCGAGATCCTGACCGGCACACGCCAATTCAGCCTTGCCCAACGGGAGGCGGACGTCGCCTTTCGTATCGTTCCGTTCGATACTGCCGATGTCGTTCAGCGGCGGCTCTTCAGGCTCGAATATGGCGTGTACATCGCCGAGGATGCGGCTGATCCCACCTTTGGTGACGGGACCGGGTTCCGGCTGATCACCCATGACACGTCCACGGGCCATTTCCCTGACATCGCGTGGCTCACCGAGAGTTTCCCCAATGCGAGACCGGTCCTGCGATCGAACAACCGCAACGTCCAGGGGCGCATGTGCAGGCAAGGCGTCGGCATCGCCGTCCTGCCCCGCGTCGTCGGCAACCAGATACCGGGTATCCGCAGACTGGACCTGCCGACGCAGCCGCCAGCGCGAGACATTTGGATGGGATATCACCGGGACCTGCGGCGTCTCAAGCGTCTTCGCGCGTTCATCTCGACGGTATCGGACCATCTCGTGAACGCGGCTGCATGA
- a CDS encoding oxidoreductase → MKTWLITGCSSGFGQRLALAAAQRGDRVVATARNVRTIEEMAAPFGGRMIALPLDVTDAAAVTATIAKAVKTFGGFDVLVNNAGYALFGAIEEGTPEEYRAMFEVNVFGLIETTRAALPVLRRSGGTIVNMSSGAGIEGRGGGGYYHAAKFAVEGISEALAGELEAFGIRVLIVEPGPFRTDFLGRSITMAANEMPEYAASSRKHYRETNDGNQAGDPDKAVAVILRAVDADDAPLHLPLGPAAHAIAERKLASFRSDIDAWRDITIATDFDRP, encoded by the coding sequence ATGAAAACTTGGCTCATCACAGGCTGCTCGAGCGGCTTCGGCCAGCGGCTCGCGCTCGCCGCAGCCCAGCGTGGCGATCGGGTCGTCGCGACGGCGCGCAATGTCAGGACGATCGAGGAAATGGCCGCGCCTTTCGGCGGCCGCATGATCGCCTTGCCACTCGACGTGACCGATGCGGCGGCAGTCACGGCGACGATCGCAAAGGCGGTCAAGACCTTTGGCGGGTTTGACGTGCTCGTGAACAATGCCGGCTACGCACTGTTCGGCGCGATCGAGGAAGGCACGCCGGAGGAATATCGGGCGATGTTCGAGGTGAACGTCTTCGGTCTGATCGAGACGACCAGAGCCGCGCTACCCGTCCTGCGACGTTCGGGAGGCACGATCGTCAACATGTCGTCCGGTGCCGGCATCGAGGGCCGTGGCGGCGGAGGCTATTACCACGCCGCCAAGTTTGCCGTGGAAGGGATATCCGAAGCGCTCGCCGGCGAGCTGGAGGCGTTCGGCATTCGCGTGCTGATCGTCGAACCCGGGCCGTTTCGCACCGATTTCCTTGGCCGTTCGATCACGATGGCAGCCAACGAGATGCCGGAATACGCTGCGAGCTCGCGCAAGCATTATCGTGAAACCAACGACGGCAATCAGGCGGGCGATCCCGACAAGGCGGTCGCGGTGATCCTGCGGGCGGTCGATGCCGATGACGCCCCGCTTCATCTGCCGCTCGGCCCGGCCGCGCATGCGATCGCCGAACGAAAGCTGGCTTCCTTCCGCAGCGATATCGACGCCTGGCGCGACATCACGATCGCCACCGATTTCGACCGGCCCTGA
- a CDS encoding alpha/beta fold hydrolase, giving the protein MIAALKGFTQQLVPVNGIKINAVTGGSGPPILLLHGWPETWWEWHKVMPLLAERFSVVAVDLRGAGFSDCPQGGYDKATMARDAHEVMVALGHERYAVCGHDIGGMVALPQAAIYREAVTHLAVLDVPLPGWTGWEATTARLWHFGFHLNRDLPERLIHGREYDYVSTFMAERFHDHSSFNPANIEIYAKAMALPGRTRGGMEWYRTLAADHAAALEYKKQPLEIPVLGLGGDQRFGAQMVPMLEEFVTNVTGGSIARCSHYVADERPDEVAAALIDFIKAH; this is encoded by the coding sequence ATGATCGCAGCCTTGAAGGGGTTTACCCAGCAGCTGGTGCCGGTGAATGGCATCAAGATCAACGCTGTCACCGGAGGCTCAGGCCCGCCGATCCTTCTGCTACACGGCTGGCCGGAAACATGGTGGGAATGGCACAAGGTGATGCCGCTGCTCGCCGAGCGTTTCAGCGTGGTGGCCGTCGACCTGCGCGGCGCGGGCTTTTCCGACTGTCCGCAGGGCGGCTATGACAAGGCGACGATGGCGCGCGACGCGCATGAAGTGATGGTTGCCCTTGGGCATGAACGCTACGCCGTGTGCGGACACGACATCGGCGGGATGGTCGCCTTGCCGCAGGCCGCCATCTATCGGGAGGCTGTTACGCATCTCGCCGTCCTCGACGTTCCGCTTCCCGGCTGGACCGGATGGGAGGCGACGACCGCAAGGCTCTGGCACTTCGGCTTCCATCTGAACCGGGACCTGCCCGAGCGCCTGATCCATGGCCGTGAATATGACTATGTTTCGACCTTCATGGCAGAGCGGTTCCACGATCACAGCAGCTTCAATCCGGCGAACATCGAGATCTACGCCAAGGCGATGGCGCTTCCTGGCCGCACGCGTGGCGGCATGGAATGGTATCGCACCCTCGCCGCCGACCATGCGGCCGCGCTCGAATACAAGAAACAGCCTCTCGAGATACCCGTGCTTGGCCTGGGTGGGGATCAGCGCTTCGGTGCGCAGATGGTGCCGATGCTCGAGGAGTTCGTCACCAATGTGACGGGCGGCTCGATCGCGCGGTGCAGCCACTATGTCGCGGACGAACGGCCCGATGAAGTCGCGGCTGCGCTGATCGATTTTATCAAGGCCCATTGA
- a CDS encoding VOC family protein, translating to MTAPVIRGVNHIGITVPDIEAAKSFLVEAFGGQVIYQSFGPHDPPRQGPEFERAVGAFPGTVVRAQAMVKIGTGPDIELFEMHGPEQAEPIRASDFGITHFALYTDDIDASVERFAEAGGTPLTPPRAIPYETEKGPGNKVCYCRMPWGTTMEFITTPDRMAYHDQTDLRRWQDDY from the coding sequence ATGACCGCACCCGTCATTCGCGGCGTCAACCATATCGGCATCACGGTGCCCGACATCGAAGCGGCAAAATCGTTCCTGGTGGAGGCTTTCGGCGGTCAGGTGATCTATCAGTCCTTTGGACCGCACGATCCGCCGCGGCAGGGGCCCGAATTCGAGCGGGCGGTCGGCGCTTTCCCCGGAACCGTCGTTCGCGCGCAGGCGATGGTCAAGATCGGAACCGGACCCGATATCGAGCTCTTCGAGATGCACGGTCCCGAGCAGGCCGAGCCAATCCGGGCGAGCGACTTCGGCATCACGCACTTCGCTCTCTACACCGACGACATAGACGCATCGGTCGAGCGCTTCGCAGAGGCAGGGGGCACCCCACTCACGCCGCCGCGCGCCATTCCCTACGAGACCGAGAAAGGTCCTGGAAACAAGGTCTGCTACTGTCGCATGCCCTGGGGCACGACGATGGAATTCATCACAACGCCTGACCGCATGGCCTATCACGACCAGACGGACCTGCGCAGGTGGCAGGACGATTATTGA
- a CDS encoding FMN-binding negative transcriptional regulator, translating into MYRPPAFREDRSDHLQAAIRAYPLATLVTHGAQGLSANLLPFLLATDDDGRILLQSHLARANPQLADLRAGAEALLIFRGPDAYVSPGWYPAKQEHGRVVPTWNYVMVQAWGRPRVIEDQGWLRRQIDNLTAQQERDQPQPWSVDDAPAAYIEGQLKGIAGVEIVVDRIEGKWKASQNHPAANRAGVIASLQADDRASPMAALMARLERERE; encoded by the coding sequence ATGTACAGACCGCCCGCCTTTCGCGAAGACCGCTCCGATCACCTCCAGGCCGCGATCCGCGCCTATCCGCTCGCAACCCTGGTGACGCACGGCGCGCAGGGGCTCAGCGCCAATCTGCTGCCCTTCCTGCTGGCGACCGACGATGACGGCCGCATCCTGCTGCAATCGCACCTCGCCCGAGCCAATCCGCAGCTTGCCGATCTGCGGGCCGGGGCCGAGGCGCTGCTGATCTTCCGCGGGCCAGACGCCTATGTCTCCCCGGGCTGGTATCCGGCAAAACAGGAGCATGGCCGGGTCGTGCCGACCTGGAACTATGTTATGGTGCAGGCATGGGGCCGTCCGCGCGTGATCGAGGATCAGGGCTGGCTCCGCCGCCAGATCGACAACCTCACCGCGCAGCAGGAACGGGATCAACCGCAGCCCTGGTCGGTGGACGATGCGCCCGCAGCCTATATCGAGGGGCAGTTGAAGGGCATTGCCGGCGTCGAGATCGTCGTCGACCGCATCGAGGGCAAGTGGAAAGCGAGTCAGAACCACCCCGCCGCCAACCGCGCGGGCGTGATCGCGAGCTTGCAGGCCGACGACCGGGCATCGCCGATGGCCGCGCTGATGGCGCGGCTGGAGAGGGAGCGCGAATGA
- the nikE gene encoding nickel ABC transporter ATP-binding protein NikE: MTVYALDGLEVAVAGRRLVEGVSLAIEAGECVALVGGSGSGKTLSCLTPFGLSAGTPSGSARLCGTELVGRSDAEIRPLRARHAGFVFQQPATALTPHLRVAQLLTEAAMQAGAPRPDRNALAAMLDRVDLGAHLLRRYPHQLSGGQRQRVAIAMAVAHGPSLLVADEPTSALDAVLRHEVMALLDRLQRERGMAMLLVSHDLASVAGHADRAVVLREGRMVEAGPAARLIAAPSEDYTARLVAAVPRLDMPPPDLPEVGPCLIEAEHVSVSHRGEGWRPRAVPAVIDASLAIGEGEAVALVGGSGSGKSSLARAIGRIGPMAGGTVRWRGEPLPDRKRMTPVHRRLLQPVFQDPLASLDPHWRVSEIVAEPLKHLRPDLGAWGRAGRVKSVLDEVELPAAFADRKPAELSGGQAQRVAIARALACDPELLLLDEATSALDVLVAGHVLDLLERLQRERDLAILFITHDLAVARRLCHRIAVMEAGRIVEQGETERVVTAPEHPATQRLVAASG, encoded by the coding sequence ATGACCGTTTATGCGCTGGACGGGCTGGAGGTCGCCGTCGCCGGGCGAAGGCTCGTCGAGGGCGTCAGCCTCGCGATCGAGGCGGGCGAGTGCGTCGCGCTCGTCGGCGGCTCGGGATCCGGCAAGACCTTGAGCTGCCTGACCCCGTTCGGCCTTTCCGCCGGCACGCCGAGCGGGTCCGCGCGGCTGTGCGGCACCGAACTGGTCGGGCGCAGCGACGCCGAAATCCGGCCGCTGCGCGCGCGCCACGCGGGCTTCGTCTTCCAGCAGCCCGCGACCGCGCTCACCCCGCACCTCCGCGTCGCGCAGCTGCTGACCGAGGCGGCGATGCAGGCGGGCGCGCCCCGCCCCGACCGCAACGCGCTGGCGGCGATGCTCGACCGCGTCGACCTGGGCGCCCATTTGCTGCGCCGCTATCCGCACCAGCTTTCCGGCGGCCAGCGCCAGCGCGTGGCGATCGCGATGGCGGTGGCGCACGGCCCATCCCTGCTCGTCGCGGACGAGCCGACCAGCGCGCTCGACGCCGTGCTGCGGCATGAAGTGATGGCGCTGCTCGACCGGCTGCAGCGCGAACGGGGCATGGCGATGCTGCTCGTCAGCCATGATCTGGCGAGCGTGGCCGGCCATGCCGACCGCGCGGTGGTGCTGCGCGAGGGGCGGATGGTGGAAGCGGGCCCGGCCGCGCGGCTGATCGCCGCGCCCTCGGAAGACTATACCGCGCGGCTGGTCGCGGCCGTCCCGCGGCTCGACATGCCCCCGCCCGACCTGCCCGAGGTCGGTCCCTGCCTGATCGAGGCGGAGCATGTCTCGGTCTCGCACCGCGGCGAAGGCTGGCGGCCGCGCGCGGTGCCCGCGGTGATCGATGCGTCGCTGGCGATCGGCGAGGGTGAGGCGGTGGCCCTGGTCGGCGGATCGGGGTCGGGCAAATCCTCGCTCGCGCGCGCGATCGGCCGGATCGGGCCGATGGCGGGCGGCACGGTGCGCTGGCGTGGCGAGCCGCTGCCGGATCGCAAGCGCATGACGCCCGTGCATCGTCGGCTGCTCCAGCCCGTCTTCCAGGATCCGCTCGCCAGCCTCGATCCGCACTGGCGCGTGTCGGAGATCGTCGCCGAGCCGCTGAAGCATCTGCGCCCCGATCTCGGCGCATGGGGCCGTGCGGGCCGGGTGAAATCGGTGCTGGACGAGGTCGAGCTGCCGGCCGCCTTCGCCGACCGCAAGCCCGCCGAGCTTTCCGGCGGACAGGCGCAGCGCGTCGCCATCGCCCGCGCACTGGCCTGCGATCCCGAACTGCTGCTGCTCGACGAGGCGACCTCGGCGCTCGATGTGCTCGTCGCCGGCCATGTCCTCGACCTGCTCGAACGGCTGCAGCGCGAGCGCGACCTCGCTATCCTGTTCATCACCCACGACCTCGCCGTCGCGCGCCGGCTGTGCCACCGCATCGCGGTGATGGAGGCGGGCCGCATCGTCGAGCAGGGCGAAACCGAGCGCGTTGTAACCGCCCCCGAACATCCGGCGACGCAGCGGCTGGTCGCGGCGAGCGGCTGA
- a CDS encoding ABC transporter permease: MRWPVAILLLIVATALLLPPLLPWSHDAIDWDAIRVPPFSPGHLLGTDSVGRDLLARTLVGTRITLAVAAAAALVALVIGVAWGATAGWVGGRVDEAMMRVVDGLYALPFMFVVILLMVVFGRSILLVFLGIGVVEWLTMARVVRGQVLALKHRPFVTAAEAAGARAPGIVMRHIIPNIAGVAIAYLLLTVPQVVMVESFLSFLGLGVQEPLTSLGILVKEGADDMDIAPFALALPGGVLIAILVCLTLAGERVRDRFTA, encoded by the coding sequence ATGCGCTGGCCGGTCGCGATCCTGCTGCTGATCGTCGCCACCGCGCTGCTGCTGCCGCCGCTCTTGCCATGGAGCCATGACGCGATCGACTGGGATGCGATCCGCGTGCCGCCGTTCAGCCCCGGCCATCTGCTCGGTACCGACAGCGTCGGCCGCGATCTGCTCGCCCGCACCCTGGTCGGCACGCGCATCACCCTGGCGGTCGCCGCCGCCGCCGCGCTGGTCGCGCTGGTCATCGGTGTCGCCTGGGGTGCCACCGCGGGCTGGGTCGGCGGCCGCGTCGACGAGGCGATGATGCGGGTCGTCGACGGGCTCTACGCGCTGCCCTTCATGTTCGTCGTCATCCTGCTGATGGTGGTGTTCGGCCGCTCGATCCTGCTCGTCTTCCTCGGCATCGGCGTGGTCGAGTGGCTGACGATGGCGCGCGTCGTGCGCGGGCAGGTGCTGGCGCTGAAGCACCGGCCGTTCGTGACCGCGGCGGAGGCGGCGGGCGCGCGAGCCCCCGGCATCGTCATGCGCCACATCATCCCCAACATCGCCGGCGTCGCCATCGCCTATCTCCTGCTCACCGTGCCGCAGGTGGTGATGGTGGAAAGCTTCCTCTCCTTCCTCGGCCTCGGCGTGCAGGAGCCTCTGACCTCGCTCGGCATCCTCGTGAAGGAGGGTGCCGACGACATGGACATCGCCCCCTTCGCGCTGGCGCTGCCCGGCGGCGTGCTGATCGCGATCCTCGTCTGCCTGACATTGGCGGGCGAGCGCGTACGCGACCGCTTCACCGCATGA